The nucleotide sequence TTCGGCGGGCCCGCGGGCAAGGGGAAGCGGAAGTGGTTCCCCAACACGCGGTGGCTGCCGCCCAGCGGCGTTCAGATGGGGACCCTCTACTACGGGAACGGCGACCCGACGACGCCGATGTGGCCGTCGTGCGCCGCAGGGGAGGACTGCGAGCGTCTGAGCACGGAGGAGCTGGAGGCGAGCGAGGCGATGCCCGGCATCCCCGCGCTGCCGGTGTCGGGGAGGGACGGGGAGACAATCCAGAAGGCGATGGGCGGCGGCGTGGCCCCACCGGAGTGGCAGGGCGGCGAGGGCGCGCCCGTGTACCGGATCGGGCCCGGCCCGGCCGTGCTGAATCTCACATACATCGTGAGTGGGGCCCAGCGCAGCGGTCCAAGAATCATGGGCTTTCCTCTTTTTGTCTAGCCTACATTATTGGGCAGCACTCTCATTTCACTCCTTGTGACCCGCAGGGAAATGACACCCTAGCAACCATCGAAAATGTCTTCGCTGTGATAGAAGGGAAGGAAGAGCCTGACAGGTAAATAATTTACAGCATACTATTCTTCCGTAGATTCTGACAGTCAAGTCTGATAATGAAGTCAGTGGTAAATTAGGTGTTACAGCCCGAGTAGTTCCTTTACTTTATCAACCCAAGCCAACTGGAAGGGTAAAGATTACATTTTATAAGGCGATCGCTAGATTCTATGGAATTTTGTACTAGGATCAAGCATCGGATTCTCCCTGAGACATGTCAAAGCCAGAACTAACAATGTTAAATTTGCCTCTGTGTGTTTTCTTTTTGGCAGATATGTGATCATAGGCAACCATCGTGATGCCTGGACATTCGGGGCAGTCGATCCCAACAGCGGAACAGCAGCTATGCTCGAGGTAATCAACCTTATTGATATCTGTTCTGAATGCCAGACATCTTTGCTGAATCAAGGATAGTGACTCGGTACCTACTTTTGTTTTCAGGTTGCGGAGAGGCTGTCCCAGCTAGAAAAGAAAGGATGGAGGCCAAGGCGAACAATCATCGTCTGCAGTTGGGATGCAGAAGAGTTTGCGCTGGTATGTTCTTGCTCGCGTGCTCTCAGGTGCTTTGCTTATTCTCAGGTGTAAGCGCTAAAGCGTAGAAACATCCAATGTCTCAGATAGGGTCTACGGAATGGGCCGAGGACAACATCGATATGCTTGCTTCAAGAGCTGTTGCTTATCTGAATGTGGACATATCAGTGTTTGGGCCAGGAGGTCTCATGCCCCGCGCAACCCCTCAACTCGATGAATtgatcaaggaagcaagcaaaatGGTATTTAAGCTTTGCACCTACAGCATAGAATTTAAACTTCGTGAGCAGCACTGAGTACATATAAGAGACCTGTCTACATAGATTCCAAATTTATTTTAATCATTCTATCCTTTATTTTTTCTTGATTGAAGGTACCCGATCCTGATGATCCGTCTCATACCTTGTATGACTACATGATTCGCCAGAATCCTCCGGTGGGTACAGTGATGGAATGGTCATATAATTCTGTTGTGGCACAGATGAGTGATCATGATAGCTTCATTTGATTTGGAACACACTGAAGTGATAAGCTCCGATTTTCAGATTGCAAGGGTGGCCGGTGCGGGAACAGACTTTGCAGCTTTTGTCCAGCATATTGGAGTCCCTTCACTCGACATGTCTTATGGACTATGTGAGTGAAAATGTTCTTGGTGGCGCATAAGTCTGGAAAACCGTGCTCCCTTTCGATAGCAAGTTCTGATTCATTTTAAAAAGAAATCAGTCGACTGGGAACCATATCTTTACAGCTTGTGTTATTATTATTCCTCTAGCATCTGCTCTAAATATTGTTGCTCTTGCAGTTTCAGAGTACCCTGTTTACCACTCGCTGTACGATGATTTTGTTTGGATGGAGCGGTTTGGAGACCCCCTGTTCCACAGACATGTAGCATGTACTGAACGAGAGCTATCTTTTCAAATTCAAAAAGTACAATCGGCGTTCCATTGTATCGCCGACTAATCCATTTGACTGTGTGATCGTGCAGTGGCGAGCGTCTGGGGTCTGATTGCTTTGAGACTTGCAGATGATGAGATCATTCCCTTCAATTACGTCCCCTACGCTTCTGAACTGGAGGTATCTTCTCTTCTGGCAACTGAGATATGCAACTTTTGAACAACACAGGGTAATCCCCTATTCATCAAGGGAATTGAAACAGAATCATGATGTAGACTTGCCTTTTCTATTGAGTGGCACACGTTTTTTTAATGAAATTATCATTAAGTGTGGCGTGTAGAAGCAGCTCCAACAATTACTTGACACGTGGACTATGTGCCGTCTTGCTTACTCCAGGAGAGCTCAAAAGTTGTGGAGGACGGATGCCCTGGGTGTGCCGTCAGTTTCAGCCCTCTGCACAAGTCAATCAAGCAGCTTGAGAAGGCGGCCACGAAAATTCACATGGAGAAGAAGGTATGTGAACAAAAATTCCACTGGAAAGCAGCTTTCACCGAAATTTCCAGTTATAAAACCTCCACTTTCCTCATGACAATAGGTGCTGCAAGCAGAGAAATGGGGCCTAAACACGAGGGAACGCACACTGAAGGTCAGAGAGATGAACGACCGATTGATGATGGCAGAGCGAGCCTTCACCAACGGAGAAGGGCTCGCGGGGAGACCGTGGTACAAACACATGGTGAGTAGCATCGAAGCTTCAGGCTTGttgcatagtactccctccgtaaactaatataagagcatttagatcactaaagtagtaatctaaatgctcttatattagtttacagagggagtacttgtctGAACTGAACTGAAGTGACTCCGAAACTGGCCACGGTGATGATTTCTCTCCCTTGGCAGATTTATGCGTCGTCGGACCAGGACGACTGGGGCACCAAGGCGTTCCCCGGCATCGTCTCGGCCATGGCCAACGCGCAGAAGCTCAACACGACGGAGTCCTGGCGGCTGTTGCAGCATGAGATTTACAGGGGTGCGAGGGCCGTGTCCAAGGCCTCTGCGGTCCTTGACGGCAGTCTAACATGATGCCGGAGTAGACATCAGCACAGCACAGCAAGGAGTTTACCGGTGCAAATAAgtagggagagggaaaaggaatcAAGACTTGGCTCATAATGATTGACGAATCACCCCCTTGTTGATTCTCTCTTGAGAGTAGCAGCAATAGTTCTCGCAAAAAAAATTAGAGTAGCGCCAATAAGTTAGCGTGTCATTTTTTCCCCTTTCGCCGTCAGAGCGTAGCTCATCAAATTGGTCAGCAAAAAGTGTGTCGATGAATGAGGCCATGGATCTCGCAGTTTATTGGCGTCGTGTCCCACTGGATATCCTGATTCCGCAGGATCAGCCTCCACGCAACAACATCTGACGACCGTGCGGATTTGTGATTTTTCTGCGTGAATCTGGCAGCTGGTTCGCCGTTCCTGGCCGGTCATTGTCCGCGTACAAGTAGAATATGCTGGTAATCAACACCCTGGGCCTGGGAAATGGTAAGTACGGAGTATACATCAAGAAATAGGGTGCACGCGGAAGATTCTATGAGGGCGACGTGTGCAGGTTTGATCCAATAAGAGTGGATCGTgcctctttatttatttatatatccCCGTATACGTGGCGATTTCTTAGACGAAGGAAGTTACAGAATAGCTTCGGCGATCGGCTGTTATCTTGCTTACACAGTGACACTGCAGTATGCGCCTACACATGTAAAGTCTCCGCATAGAGTTCAAGTGCACAGTGCTCATCAAGTGCATTATAGACTTTTTTGGTGGAGCGCAGGAAAATCCCCGACCCCTCCTTCCCCTCCCGACCCCGAGCGGCGGCCGCCGGGCTGCACCGGGCGGCCATCACCCATCCTCCCCTCGTCCTCCGCGCAcctcccctccctccgccgccgccgacaacGTCGTCGGACGAAGGCCCTGTGGCGCGACGGACCTCCTCTGGCGTCCCGAGATCTGAGGCTGCGGCGGCCTGACCTAGACATCCTTGCAAAGAGGATGGCGAGCAGCGGCTGCCTGGGTGCGTCGGGGGGAATCTGTTGCAGCCGACGGGATTGGTAGGAGATGACGACAACGGTGGCCGGGGCACATCCCGGGTTCGGTCCTGGGCGACTACCGTTTCGTCCTCGATCTGCTGCATCTCGTCGGCTTCGGCAATGGCTCGCGGTGGCACTTTGGGTCTGCATCGCATCACGCTGATTATGGTTGTAGTGGTCATCTCCTACGtcggaggtggtcggcctgaggctgggtgaTTGGATCTTCAGATCTGTCATCTAGTCCTGGCTGCGAGTCGGGAAGACAGTCGTCGGTGAAAACCGATCCGACGCGGACGATGGTGGCGTTatgcgtcgttaccttgatgaaggcatcgtcctgtaactattgtcgacccactcgtgctgctccaaGGGAAACCCTAGAATCTGATTTTTCAGATCGGACGATGACGGCACCGCGGTgttgtttctctcttgggagcatcgttttaTGGAGCAAAGCTGGAagagagaggcaggaggtggagggtcttcgtcttgcacggagtttCGGTGGTGACGTCAAGTCAGCCTgtccgacaggtgctacgctttgtcatgcctgtttggcaggtgctacgcacgacggATCTTCCAGAGTCTTCTCGTCTAGATGGATGAGCGTAGGGAGggggtgccgttgggcgccgtggtggcgtcggcggATGGCCGGACTAGCAATGATGATGcggatctctctcctgaagatgAGTCAGTGGTTCGATGATGACCGTGAAGCTTTTAAAACGTATGCATGTGGTGTACGCTTTAGGTCTGCTGCACCGGCTGTTAGTtccgatacgttatgtggatggatcgaCGACGACATCTAGATACGGGACGTGAGAGCACTCTACATTATCGTGTTTGTAGGTGTGAATGATGGCTTCAGGTGGCTTGATGTATATTCTTGTCGGACCTTTGTTGAATAAGTAATAAAGATGGTTGCATGCATAGATTGATGCAGATGCCAAGGGTCTTAACCTCTTTTaaaaaaacacacaaaaaattGTAAAAGCGTCCCACTTGAAGTAAACGCGCCCGGACAAATGATCAATCCTCTGGAAGAATCAAAGCGACCGCACATCGTGCAAGAGGATGTAAAGGCATGGCACTGAGATGGAGACGACCAGGAACTGACAAGATCCCATCTACGTGACGATAACGTGCGTCCATTTGCTTTTCTGGGTCAACGAATCGCACGGCGTTTAAACATCTCACGCCTTGGGTGCGTTGGTTGCCAAAGCCGCCGCAAATTATCTGTCCTTTTGGTCGTAGTGACCTCTCCGTTGGGTGGTGGCAATACCCCAACCCGGCTCTACGTCACAGATAGATCACAAGATTCGACAAACAGTATTGGTCTGTCGATGTCGATCTGCCTTGGACACGCCGGAGCGGAGTAACCCCNNNNNNNNNNNNNNNNNNNNNNNNNNNNNNNNNNNNNNNNNNNNNNNNNNNNNNNNNNNNNNNNNNNNNNNNNNNNNNNNNNNNNNNNNNNNNNNNNNNNNNNNNNNNNNNNNNNNNNNNNNNNNNNNNNNNNNNNNNNNNNNNNNNNNNNNNNNNNNNNNNNNNNNNNNNNNNNNNNNNNNNNNNNNNNNNNNNNNNNNNNNNNNNNNNNNNNNNNNNNNNNNNNNNNNNNNNNNNNNNNNNNNNNNNNNNNNNNNNNNNNNNNNNNNNNNNNNNNNNNNNNNNNNNNNNNNNNNNNNNNNNCCTCTGGCGACACGGggggcgaaaccctagccgccgccgccgcctccctcccctcccctctcccgTCTCGCCGCCGCCAGAGGCGCCGCCGGCGAAGCCGGACTGGCTccagtgacggcggcggcggggcatttCCCCTGCTCGCTCCTTCTGCGCGCGCCCGCCTCGGCCTTGGGGCTCGCCGTCAAAGGATGCTCGGGCCAGGGCTGCTTCGGTCCTTGGTGTGCGACCGTCGCGCCGGTGCTACGTTGTAGTATTGCGGCGCGgtgggcaggaggaggtggtcgtgGGCGGCTTGGGCCAGATCTGGGCTCGAGCGCGCCAGTCATGGTGGCGGCCTGGGATCTGGCCGCGGTGGTCCGGGCGGTCTGGTGCCCGGCGGTGGTGGCGTGTCAACGTGGGGGCGGCGCGGAGTTGTGCTGGTGGACGCGCGGTGGCGGCTCGGGCCGGCCAGATCTGGCTCGTTCGGGCCGCAACGTTGAGGGGCCCGGTCTGGGCACTCTGTGTCCGGACGCTGGGTTCTCGGATGGTGCAGCGGCGTCGCCATTCATGCTCCGGCCAAGATGGAAGGAGCGGCAGGCTCCAGATCCGGTGGTGGGTGCGCCCGGGGCGAGGTCCCTGGCGTAGGCGCACATTTCTCCGGACGAAAGTCTGGCAATTAGCCGGTGATGGCAACACCTGTGGATGTTGCTTCCTTGTTGAAGGCATCACCAAGGAGTTTTTGCATCTACCCTACTCGAGTTCGGTCTCCGGGTGAAAACCCAGATCCGCTTGTCGGATCGGCGATGACGGCGCTCTTGGCGTCGTTTCTTCGATGGAAGCATCGTTTTGGAGATTTGACCTCTTGGCAGGAGCACCTTGTCTGTGGTTGAGTGGTTGGCCGGGAGCTTCCAATGCTGCGATGTCCGTGGTGGTGCACCAGGTTGTGGCCAGCTCTTGGCTGGCGGTGTTGCGCCTTTGGAGCACTCTTGACATGCAGGCAGCGGCAGACAAGTCAGGTTGGCCGTCCTCGCGGGATCGGAGCGGCACATGCCCGCTTCTCTTCGGATATGTCTTCTCTATCCGATGTCGACAAGGTCCTCCAACATGCTTGTGACGGTCATGATCATTACGACGAACTGGCCTCTTGGGTGAAGTCGAAGTTGCTGGGCCGTGAGTGCGGACGGTGATATACGATGACACCGATGGCGTTGTGCCTTTCGTTTTGTGTTGTGTTGGCTCAGCCTTTTGACGCTTTTGTATGTCTTGTGTGCTTTAGACCTAGTTTAGCTAGGTGTTGTGGATGGTTGTGTCCTCTGTACATGTTTTCGCCCGGTTTCCCTTGATAAACCGAGCAGTCTCAgccatgggcttcttcttctgcaaTGGAATCTTAGCAGTTTTCCTGctaactttcaaaaaaaaaaatgtcGATCTGCCTTGCTCTACATGGCAGCTGAAAAATTAGCATTACAGTAGGCCCAATCTACGTTAATAGAGATTCATTTACATGACCGCCGGTGTCCTTGTAATCAAGTATGCAGTCGAGTGATGCTCACAAAATCCAGGCAGAAAATTGGGAGAtgtatttctcaaaaaaaaggGAGATGTGGTCACATGGACAGAGGCTCTCATAGTGATGttattaggccaactccaccgcgtgatTCTATCATGTCCGCCCCCGTCTGTTTGAAGTAAAACGAACAAAcaaggcggcccagcgcgcgggagcaaacggatttttgtccgttttgtgtccgctttcgacccatccgcggTCCAAGCTTGCGCCGCTTTTGGGTGACACCACGCGGACGTGCGAgccgtctgcgcgtgtcctcccctggcccgcccgtcggtggcacagggcgggccttttctatccgccccctccctccctccggccgcaccccccttcactcttcccctcgttgccgccaccgctgctgccattgcagccgtgcagttcggacgcgtgctcgcccagccccttcccctcggcgccgccgagctacccaaccacggccacctggtttgcgcacccgccggccggatttggggcggatccggtcggtcttgagctcgctcggctgtgggaggccgggccgcgccatggactggccgggcacctcgccggaaggccctggcagggccgcaaggccacatgcaggcagtggctcctcctctagccgttCGGATCTGCACCatcggtggtccgccggcagatacacgaatggcggtcggccgggctcggtgcttgcccaaaagctcgccggcgcaccgttgccactcattaagtgcgaccactgcccaaggatggtcgtgcgccgcgtgtctacaacgccggaacattcCGGATGGGTGTttatcaagtgcttaaacgatggggtatgtgctctttttagcttcggtttgtgctctagttttgactagttgtgctaactacaaattttattgtgtagcatggatgcaagttttggtattgggaagaagagtacatcgatatattgatggagcgaaatttagtacatgttcgtgcacttttagctagcatggagactgtagatgagacaagtgcacttgttgctatattagaggctagacacgagactagatGTAAGGAAGCAACATCaacttctggcttgaagaagaaagaagGATGCCAGATCaagcctcctccacagatcaacaataaGTGCATTgagaaggccctaacccaactcaagggagcagttatggaagttgcgtatcttctaaaatgtattcttattGTTCTTGTTTTGTTTGGTcttgcttta is from Triticum aestivum cultivar Chinese Spring chromosome 3A, IWGSC CS RefSeq v2.1, whole genome shotgun sequence and encodes:
- the LOC123061959 gene encoding probable glutamate carboxypeptidase LAMP1, translated to MPWWSHRGEDTPIYTGRVATCQCSSRDMTGAPETARPMSGHGKQQQLLRHPALAAGHGSGSGMGRRRYLAFLAIAAALVASYHLLHAPTPSSRYHALFLTLGSNASAAAHLRALTLRPHVAGTPANALAAEYVRATLSSLSFPTRVTPYSVLLSYPLHRLLSLSAPGRATKSFSLTQDTYPNDPYAEAAAEVVPTYFAYSGSGSVTAEVVYANYGDRKDYAYLASRGVDVAGKVVLARYGDIHCEDMVRNARDAGAAATIIYTDAKDFGGPAGKGKRKWFPNTRWLPPSGVQMGTLYYGNGDPTTPMWPSCAAGEDCERLSTEELEASEAMPGIPALPVSGRDGETIQKAMGGGVAPPEWQGGEGAPVYRIGPGPAVLNLTYIGNDTLATIENVFAVIEGKEEPDRYVIIGNHRDAWTFGAVDPNSGTAAMLEVAERLSQLEKKGWRPRRTIIVCSWDAEEFALIGSTEWAEDNIDMLASRAVAYLNVDISVFGPGGLMPRATPQLDELIKEASKMVPDPDDPSHTLYDYMIRQNPPIARVAGAGTDFAAFVQHIGVPSLDMSYGLFSEYPVYHSLYDDFVWMERFGDPLFHRHVALASVWGLIALRLADDEIIPFNYVPYASELEESSKVVEDGCPGCAVSFSPLHKSIKQLEKAATKIHMEKKVLQAEKWGLNTRERTLKVREMNDRLMMAERAFTNGEGLAGRPWYKHMIYASSDQDDWGTKAFPGIVSAMANAQKLNTTESWRLLQHEIYRGARAVSKASAVLDGSLT
- the LOC123061960 gene encoding uncharacterized protein (The sequence of the model RefSeq protein was modified relative to this genomic sequence to represent the inferred CDS: added 54 bases not found in genome assembly); protein product: MRLLSPSYRDVASPPSVAPPPPPPSPPLSRLAAARGAAGEAGLAPVTAAAGHFPCSLLLRAPASALGLAVKGCSGQGCFGPWCATVAPVLRCSIAARWAGGGGRGRLGPDLGSSAPVMVAAWDLAAVVRAVWCPAVVACQRGGGAELCWWTRGGGSGRPDLARSGRNVEGPGLGTLCPDAGFSDGAAASPFMLRPRWKERQAPDPVVGAPGARSLA